From the Pieris napi chromosome 20, ilPieNapi1.2, whole genome shotgun sequence genome, one window contains:
- the LOC125060024 gene encoding glutamate--cysteine ligase regulatory subunit, whose protein sequence is MLKSASKVTINTGNVLNLIDIKKKAGQNVTEELSESIKLTLSEWGTQNGLPIQNGTTEPSQHYMVVSTSKASEAVVNITRPHDDVQIKMAEEDRKNLKIGVKIFINEDSPTALCECLENVFTALQTEFIENVILSYNPDHLHKGERDDNVKTTFTKASPISLGSTVVRNSSTEIEADSDADARKCEAILPGIKTLWAVLEDYVKNGRVLQLGVADVGGGCLYKLHAWAVVKPTIAQINLASCCVVPPSLHTFCKANDVQLLTHADPADLLSVAALKTLSDAGIGCNNLDWCARYQVHIKCRGVLALKGYVCKATVGKQ, encoded by the exons ATGTTAAAAAGTGCGTCTAAAGTTACTATAAACACTGGTAAtgtgttgaatttaattgacaTCAAGAAAAAAGCTGGACAGAATGTGACTGAAGAG CTGTCGGAAAGTATAAAACTAACACTCTCAGAGTGGGGTACACAAAACGGCCTGCCCATACAGAATGGAACAACAGAACCCTCACAGCATTACATGGTGGTGTCCACCTCAAAAGCCTCTGAAGCGGTTGTCAACATCACCAGGCCACATGATGATGTCCAAATCAAGATGGCTGAGGAGGATCGCAAGAATCTAAAGATAGGAGTGAAGATTTTCATCAATGAAGATAGCCCAACTGCACTGTGTGAATGTCTGGAAAATG tattCACAGCCCTCCAAACCGAGTTCATTGAGAATGTTATCCTTTCATACAATCCTGATCACCTCCACAAGGGGGAACGTGATGATAATGTCAAGACCACCTTCACGAAGGCATCGCCTATATCCCTTGGAAGCACTGTTG ttCGCAATTCCAGTACTGAAATAGAAGCTGACAGCGACGCAGACGCAAGAAAATGCGAGGCCATCTTGCCTGGCATCAAGACGTTATGGGCTGTACTCGAAGACTATGTTAAAAAtg GTCGTGTCCTTCAACTAGGCGTGGCAGACGTGGGCGGTGGATGTCTGTACAAACTACACGCGTGGGCTGTTGTGAAGCCCACGATAGCTCAGATCAACCTCGCCTCGTGCTGCGTGGTACCGCCCAGTCTTCATACATTCTGCAAGGCCAATGATGTTCAGCTCTTAACTCACGCTGACCCTGCAG ATTTATTATCCGTAGCAGCACTTAAGACCCTCTCGGACGCAGGCATCGGTTGCAACAACCTGGATTGGTGCGCGAGGTACCAGGTTCACATAAAGTGTAGGGGTGTACTTGCCCTTAAAGGATATGTTTGTAAGGCCACTGTAGGAAAACaatag
- the LOC125060023 gene encoding piggyBac transposable element-derived protein 3-like, translating into MAKKTLSNAQIEYYLTIPLGSEDEQDSSGAESDDDIAVIRSTVNELGETFVDTDDEEQFVSPNRYGSAAPLSYGGDMQQHISNPSGSIPAVPSTSRSTASRTRQSTVVSSGSTAPKDAAPAPAASVARKKRNIIWKKKSFHPTNREFCGQTDLEPPVTELETPLQYFLYFFDDYILSHIVEEMHKFSVQKNPAKPFFTSVTELKKYIGVCLLMGIAPLPHTRMYWESELGLPLIRNTMSVNQFEKIRQYLHFNDNTTQPPAGTAGHDRLHKIRPLLETLKKKCQAIPKREALSVDEQMCATKASNMLRQYLPNKPHKWGYKLLVLCDDRGFAYDFEIYSGMENNPDLRLPNEPDLGASANIVIRLARCIPRDKNYKLFFDNYYTCPELITYLANEGIYSMGTVNKGRLGKSIQIPSLKDLKSSKKERGYSEEWVGNVNGTDIVTVMWFDNKPVVLSSSFVGKEPTQKVRRFCKKQKKYIDIDCPQIVRNYNKHMGGVDLLDSFLGKYKIKMRTKKWYLRLFYHFLDIATINSWLLYRRVGEMRQIATPLKLKDFKFEVAKSLCMCGSSMNKRKGRPSSASNDLITTKRMRANVAILPTRDVRCDGVEHFPMWGQKRQRCKNPGCKGKSFVVCEKCRVELCLNKDKNCFRLFHL; encoded by the coding sequence atggCGAAGAAAACCTTATCCAACGCTCAAATCGAATATTATTTGACAATACCATTAGGCAGTGAAGATGAACAAGACTCCTCAGGTGCTGAAAGTGACGATGACATTGCCGTTATTCGATCTACCGTCAACGAACTTGGTGAAACGTTTGTCGATACGGATGACGAAGAGCAATTTGTTTCACCGAACAGGTATGGATCCGCTGCACCATTATCCTATGGTGGTGATATGCAGCAGCATATATCAAATCCTAGTGGTTCCATTCCTGCTGTTCCAAGTACATCTAGATCAACTGCTTCACGAACACGTCAATCAACAGTTGTATCTTCCGGGTCTACTGCACCAAAAGACGCTGCTCCTGCACCTGCTGCATCCGTCGCCAGAAAAAAGCGAAATATCAtctggaaaaaaaaatctttccaTCCAACAAACCGTGAGTTTTGTGGGCAAACCGATCTAGAGCCACCGGTTACTGAACTTGAAACTCCATTGCAATATTTCTTGTACTTCTTTGATGATTATATTCTAAGCCATATCGTAGAAGAAATGCATAAGTTTAGTGTACAAAAAAACCCAGCAAAGCCTTTTTTTACAAGCGTTACAGAGCTGAAGAAGTACATAGGTGTCTGTCTGCTAATGGGCATTGCCCCACTGCCGCATACTCGAATGTACTGGGAATCTGAATTAGGTTTGCCATTGATAAGAAATACCATGTCAGTAAACCAGTTTGAAAAAATTCGGCAATATCTACACTTCAATGACAATACCACTCAGCCACCAGCAGGTACTGCAGGACACGATCGTCTCCATAAAATCAGACCTTTATTAGAAaccctaaaaaaaaaatgtcaagcTATACCCAAACGAGAAGCACTGTCAGTGGATGAGCAGATGTGCGCTACTAAGGCCTCTAACATGCTGCGCCAATATCTACCTAATAAGCCTCATAAATGGGGGTATAAACTGTTGGTGCTGTGTGATGATCGAGGATTTGCGTATGACTTCGAAATATACTCTGGGATGGAGAATAACCCAGATCTGAGGCTTCCTAATGAGCCTGATTTAGGCGCAAGTGCCAACATTGTTATCCGGCTTGCAAGGTGTATTCCCAGggataaaaattacaagttaTTCTTTGATAACTATTACACATGCCCTGAATTGATTACGTATCTTGCTAATGAAGGAATATATTCAATGGGAACCGTGAACAAAGGACGACTAGGAAAATCTATACAAATACCATCATTGAAAGATCTAAAAAGTAGCAAGAAGGAAAGAGGATATTCAGAGGAATGGGTAGGCAATGTAAATGGCACAGATATTGTCACAGTAATGTGGTTTGACAATAAACCAGTGGTGTTGTCTTCATCTTTTGTTGGAAAAGAGCCTACTCAAAAAGTAAGGAGGTtttgtaaaaaacaaaagaaatatatagatattgacTGCCCTCAAATTGTACGCAACTACAATAAGCATATGGGTGGAGTCGACTTGCTCGACTCATTCCTGGGAAAGTACAAAATAAAGATGAGGACAAAGAAGTGGTATTTGAGACTGTTTTACCATTTCCTCGACATAGCCACCATAAATAGTTGGTTGCTATATAGAAGAGTTGGGGAAATGCGACAAATAGCTACGCCGCTGAAGTTGAAAGACTTCAAGTTTGAAGTGGCAAAGAGCCTCTGTATGTGTGGTTCATCAATGAATAAAAGAAAAGGCCGGCCGTCGTCTGCAAGTAATGATCTGATAACGACAAAAAGAATGAGAGCCAATGTAGCGATTCTTCCTACTCGTGACGTCAGGTGTGATGGAGTCGAGCACTTTCCTATGTGGGGACAGAAGCGCCAGCGATGCAAGAATCCAGGCTGCAAAGGAAAGTCGTTTGTTGTGTGCGAAAAATGCAGAGTCGAACTTTGTTTGAACAAGGACAAAAACTGCTTCCGTCTGTTTCACCTCTAG